The Thalassotalea piscium sequence TTAGGTCTATTATTAAGTTACGGTGTAATTTCATTTCAATCTATATGGAATCGAGTAAAATTAATCATATAAGTCACGAGTTTATTATTAATGACCCACTTCATCAGTTGTTTGATGCGGTAGCTGCTATATCAGTGCAAGGTTATGATGAACAACGCAGAGTAATTTATTGGAACCTTGGTAGTGAATTACTTTATGGGTATTCTAAAGAAGAAGCCTTCGGCAATAAACTCGAAGATCTTATTATTCCACATGCAATGCGTGAAGGGGTTATACAAGCGCATAGTAAGTGGATAAATAAAGGAATAGAAATTCCCGCAGCTGAAATTACGTTAAATAATAAAGATGGTTCTGATGTTAATGTTTTTTCCAGCCATGTAATGTTTATTAATCAATATAATAAAAAACAAATGTATTGTATTGATATTGATTTAAAGGCGGTTAAAACAGCCCAAGCAGAGGCGTTATTACGTGGGAAGATGCTTGCCACTGTACTTGAGGCCACCCCTGATCTCTTCTTTTTAATGGAAGAAAACGGCACTATTATTGATTATCATGCAAGTGATAAAAGTTACCTCAGGCTACCTCCAAATAAATTTTTGGGTAAGTCAATGCTAGCTATGTTACCAAAGGCAATCGCCGCTGAATTTAAATTAAACCTAGATAAAGCTATTGAACAACAAGGCGTTGCAAGTTTTATTTATGAGTTAACTATGCCTCATGGGCTTGTTAACTTTGAAGCAAGAATTAGCCACTTACCTGAGCACAAACATGTAGTTACGATTGTGCGTGATGTAACCGAACAGCATAAGACGGCTGAGGTTATTCGCAAACATGCATATTTTGATACATTAACGCTACTACCTAACCGATTTTTATCACTTGATCGTTTAGACAAAATGTTACAAGAGGCTAAAAGACATAATGAAAAAGCCGCTGTATTCTTTCTTGATTTAGACGATTTCAAAAAGGTTAACGACACACTAGGACATGAGGTTGGGGATACCTTACTTAAAGAGGCTTCTAAAAGGTTAAATCAAGTTATTAGGGAGGAAGACACTGTTGGTCGCTTGGGTGGTGACGAGTTTATTGTGTTAACTAAAAGTTTAACCAATAAAAACAGTGCGTTATCAATTGTTGAAAAGTTGCTTAATGCGTTTAGAGAGCCTTTTAGTATTAATGGCCGAGAATTAATAATCACATTGAGTGTTGGTATAGCGGTTTACCCTGAAAATGGCACAAATGCTTCAGACCTTTTGCGCAATGCAGATACTGCGATGTATCAAGCAAAAGCTTTAGGACGTAATTCACATTCGTTTTTCACTAAAGAAATGAATGTGGGAATATTACGCAGGTTTGAAATTGAAGAGCAAATGCGGGGTGCGCTCGAACGTAAAGAGTTTGAGGTTTATTATCAACCTCAGTTTAATGTTGAAAGTGGGGCTGTTATTGGTGCCGAGGCTTTACTTCGATGGCATAACCAATCATTAGGTACTATTACCCCCGATGAGTTTATACCTATTGCTGAGCATACAGGGTTAATTGTTGATATTGGTCGGTTTGTAATTGAGCAAGCCTTAGACTTTTTAAACACATGGCAAATGCAAAGTAAGCAACACTATACGATGGCGGTTAATTTATCACCTCGCCAATTTAGAGATAATCAATTACTGTCATTTATTAAAAGTGCGTTACAGCAATCTAATATACCCGCCGAATATTTGGAGTTAGAAATAACTGAGGGTGTTTTAATGACAGGGCAATCATTTATTGATGATACGTTAGCTCAAATTAATGCCGCAGGAATAAAGCTATCAATGGATGACTTTGGCACGGGTTATTCATCATTAAGTTATTTACGCCAATACGATTTCGATGTATTAAAAATAGATCGAAGCTTTGTCAATGGAATTGCGCTTAATAAAGCTGATAGAGATTTGGTGAAAGCTGCCGTAGCGATGGCACATAGTCTTGACTTAATGGTAGTTGCTGAAGGTGTTGAAACTAAGGAACAGCTGACAATATTAGAAGAGTTTAATTGTGATTATGCGCAAGGGTATTATTTTAGCAAGCCATTACCCGCAAAAGCGTTTATTAAATTTGTTAACACATATACTTATAAGTTTGGTAAGCAATGAATTATCAGGCTGGGTAAACCTTAACAATTACAGCGTGATAATTTATAGATACTAGATGAATAAAGCAATAACCACAACAACCAAGGTGGTTATGCACAATATAAACTAGGTATACAAAACTGTATTTCTTCCTTTTAGCTTGGCTTGATTCAAATGTTTATCTGCTAGAAGGATCATTTGCTCAAAAGAGGTGATTTCTTTAGAGTTTTCAACCATTCCTATTGATGTAGTTATTGCAAGTTTTTGAGCTTCAAAGGGAATTTCGAGTGATTCAACCGAGCTTCTTATTCGTTCAGCAATAACATAGCCTAGTTCAGCTTCAGTAGCTGGCAGTAAGATAGCAAACTCTTCGCCACCAATGCGTGCGAAAAGGTCGTAATCTCTTATTAATTTATTTATAATCCTAATAACAGTACGGACAACTTTGTTTCTTCTCTTTTGCTACGATTAAACTCCGCTCTACCTTTTTCATAAAAGTAGCGTCTATTACGAATGCCTGTTAAATAATCGGTTGTAGCAAGTTGTTCAAGCTCTTGTGACATTACTGTAAGTTTATGTTCGTATTTTTTCTTCTCAGTTATATCAGTAACATAGGTATATAAATAATTGTTTTGTACAATTTGCTCTGTAACAATAAAGTGTGCACCTTGAGCGGTATCTGTTTCAAATGTGCGGTAATTACTTTTTCTTCTTTTTGATAAAGCCATTTCCATCCAAGCATTAAAATCCTCAGATTCAATATTGATGCCCAACTTGCTATTAAAGCAACTGAAACATAATTGTGAAAATGTTTTGTGAAGAGCTTCGGTTGCAGTAACGCCAAAAATTATTGCGAGTGCATCATTACAAAATATAAGCCTGTCTTCAGGATCGAAGATTCCAACACCATCATTTGTTAACAAAATTGATTCAATTAGGGTCTGTTGATCTTTCATTTTAGCCTCTGCTATAGACTATTTTTTAAGATAACAAGGCGAAAATGGTGCAATGTAGCATTCTCGGCTTTGGCATCCTGCGTCGCTCTACCTTCTGCATCCGTGCAGTCGTACTTTAACCATTTTTAACGATGTTAGGTTGAAAAATAGTCATAGCCCTTTGGGTTGCCTTGAAAAAGCGTCACTCTTTGTTGCCTACAGGATGTAGGTACTTAACGAGAGCAGGACGCGGCAGTTGTACTTAATGTGCATTTGGAACAACCAAACATTACATTAAGTGCCTCGACTGTCATCTTTTTCAAATGCAACAGAGCTATAAACTGAAAGATCAACAGACCCTAATATATCTTCTATTTTATTATTTAATTGTTTTGTCATGAACAAATACCTTTGCACTTATTTGTTTGTACTAGGCATTTTTTATATCTCTCACCTAGAGTCTATCGCTACTATATAGGATTTTGTAAAGATTGCATATTGTATGGTATAGGGTAATTAATTCTGTACGTTTATAGAGCTGCTACTTGGCTATTATGCAAAGGTAAACTTATGTAATACTCATTCCCTCAATGATAAAAGATAATATTTTAATAATATTCCATTAAACGTAACTTTAAAAATGATTTGCTATTGGCTTTTTCTGCGAATAAACAAGAGGATAAATATTAGTAACTATAGAACTTAAAACAAATTACTTTTTTGAAAAATTGTTCACGCTTATTACAACGCATAGTGGTAATATGACACTTACAAAATTAAGTTGTTTAGCTTGTCATGTTATCCTAAGGAAACACTTCATTGACTTTTGCACAAAGCACTTACTCAGAAGATAACACTTTTCTTTTTGAGTCAATCGCTACAGACATAGCAGATAAAGGCTTTAGCATTCGCCCTTATGCACTTCCTGAAAGCTTAGCCACTTTACTTTTACAGCATATTAATACGTTGTCAGATGACCAATTTAAGCGTGCAGGTATTGGTCGAGCTAACGATCACATGATCAACGATTTTATTCGCTTAGATGAAATTTGCTGGATAACAGGTACTAGCGATGCTGGAACTGCATGGATAAAATGGGCTGAATTATTACAAACCTATCTAAATAGGCATTTATTTCTTGGCTTATTTTCTTTTGAAAGTCACTTTGCTCATTATGCAAAAGGTGACTTTTATAAAAAGCACAAAGATGCATTTAAGGGTGAAGGTAACCGAGTGTTGTCTGTTG is a genomic window containing:
- a CDS encoding EAL domain-containing protein, producing MESSKINHISHEFIINDPLHQLFDAVAAISVQGYDEQRRVIYWNLGSELLYGYSKEEAFGNKLEDLIIPHAMREGVIQAHSKWINKGIEIPAAEITLNNKDGSDVNVFSSHVMFINQYNKKQMYCIDIDLKAVKTAQAEALLRGKMLATVLEATPDLFFLMEENGTIIDYHASDKSYLRLPPNKFLGKSMLAMLPKAIAAEFKLNLDKAIEQQGVASFIYELTMPHGLVNFEARISHLPEHKHVVTIVRDVTEQHKTAEVIRKHAYFDTLTLLPNRFLSLDRLDKMLQEAKRHNEKAAVFFLDLDDFKKVNDTLGHEVGDTLLKEASKRLNQVIREEDTVGRLGGDEFIVLTKSLTNKNSALSIVEKLLNAFREPFSINGRELIITLSVGIAVYPENGTNASDLLRNADTAMYQAKALGRNSHSFFTKEMNVGILRRFEIEEQMRGALERKEFEVYYQPQFNVESGAVIGAEALLRWHNQSLGTITPDEFIPIAEHTGLIVDIGRFVIEQALDFLNTWQMQSKQHYTMAVNLSPRQFRDNQLLSFIKSALQQSNIPAEYLELEITEGVLMTGQSFIDDTLAQINAAGIKLSMDDFGTGYSSLSYLRQYDFDVLKIDRSFVNGIALNKADRDLVKAAVAMAHSLDLMVVAEGVETKEQLTILEEFNCDYAQGYYFSKPLPAKAFIKFVNTYTYKFGKQ
- a CDS encoding GGDEF domain-containing protein, producing the protein MRIINKLIRDYDLFARIGGEEFAILLPATEAELGYVIAERIRSSVESLEIPFEAQKLAITTSIGMVENSKEITSFEQMILLADKHLNQAKLKGRNTVLYT
- a CDS encoding sensor domain-containing diguanylate cyclase codes for the protein MKDQQTLIESILLTNDGVGIFDPEDRLIFCNDALAIIFGVTATEALHKTFSQLCFSCFNSKLGINIESEDFNAWMEMALSKRRKSNYRTFETDTAQGAHFIVTEQIVQNNYLYTYVTDITEKKKYEHKLTVMSQELEQLATTDYLTGIRNRRYFYEKGRAEFNRSKREETKLSVLLLGL
- a CDS encoding 2OG-Fe(II) oxygenase, translated to MTFAQSTYSEDNTFLFESIATDIADKGFSIRPYALPESLATLLLQHINTLSDDQFKRAGIGRANDHMINDFIRLDEICWITGTSDAGTAWIKWAELLQTYLNRHLFLGLFSFESHFAHYAKGDFYKKHKDAFKGEGNRVLSVVVYLNPNWSSEDGGELVIYDQNTSESSLLNNNKITVSPSFGTIVVFLSEDFPHEVLPAQRDRYSIAGWFRLNNSIANNIDPPS